The following coding sequences lie in one beta proteobacterium CB genomic window:
- a CDS encoding Polar amino acid ABC transporter, inner membrane subunit, protein MTFLDILAQLAQGISYTVVVTLVCSLTGLAVGLSLASLRRLGIAWLSPLIDCYTYVFRGVPVLVLLFMVYFGLPGIGFKVPPLMAMALSLGLVASAYLAEVFRGAYNSVDPAEVIAAQAMGMTRIQVLRLIELPQMLRFSIPGMVNEFTSVLKYSPFAYTVGIPEITKQAMTLTSTTLRGIEVYLAVGILYFVIYRICLVGVQLLSKRYQIPGMSPV, encoded by the coding sequence GTGACCTTTCTGGATATTCTTGCCCAGTTAGCCCAGGGCATTTCTTATACGGTTGTAGTCACGCTGGTTTGCTCTCTTACTGGCTTAGCGGTTGGCCTAAGTCTTGCGAGTCTTCGTCGCCTAGGTATCGCTTGGCTAAGTCCTCTCATCGATTGTTACACCTACGTCTTTAGGGGTGTACCAGTTTTAGTTCTCTTGTTTATGGTGTACTTTGGCTTGCCTGGTATTGGCTTTAAGGTTCCGCCATTGATGGCGATGGCTTTGAGTTTAGGCTTGGTCGCTTCGGCGTATTTGGCTGAGGTATTTCGGGGTGCATACAACTCGGTTGATCCTGCTGAAGTGATTGCAGCTCAAGCGATGGGAATGACCCGTATTCAGGTACTGAGATTGATTGAGCTACCCCAGATGTTGCGATTTTCAATTCCCGGGATGGTAAATGAGTTCACCTCCGTTTTAAAGTACTCACCATTCGCCTATACCGTCGGAATTCCAGAGATTACTAAACAGGCTATGACCTTAACCTCAACAACGCTGCGCGGCATAGAAGTTTATCTAGCTGTGGGAATTCTCTATTTTGTGATTTACCGAATTTGCTTGGTCGGCGTTCAATTGTTAAGTAAGCGTTATCAAATTCCGGGAATGAGCCCAGTATGA
- a CDS encoding ABC transporter related protein: MALIQVRDLVKEFGGQTVLSNINLDLNEGDVRVLMGASGSGKSTLLRCLNRLVEPTSGSIVFRGREVLGPDVDVLELRKQIGFVFQQFALYSHLTVLDNVSLGLRKLHKMGKAEAKEKALLELSHFEMTPHQDKYPSQLSGGQKQRVAIARALAMDPAVLVLDEPTSALDPVMSRDVADLINALHSEGITMICVTHDLNLARNIADTVMFLDRGVIRADDRIDVLSQHADPEIKAFFGSEEKR; this comes from the coding sequence GTGGCATTAATTCAAGTAAGAGATTTGGTCAAAGAGTTTGGCGGGCAAACGGTCCTGTCGAATATCAATCTCGATCTCAATGAGGGTGATGTCCGCGTGCTAATGGGGGCCTCCGGTTCCGGTAAGTCGACTTTATTACGCTGCCTCAATCGCCTAGTTGAGCCCACTTCAGGATCGATTGTTTTCCGGGGCAGGGAAGTGTTGGGTCCTGATGTTGATGTGCTGGAATTGCGCAAGCAAATTGGTTTCGTATTTCAGCAGTTTGCTTTGTATAGCCATTTGACTGTTTTAGATAACGTCTCATTAGGTTTGCGTAAGCTCCATAAGATGGGCAAAGCAGAGGCTAAAGAAAAAGCCTTGCTTGAACTATCCCATTTTGAGATGACACCCCATCAAGATAAATATCCCTCGCAGCTTTCGGGAGGGCAGAAGCAACGGGTTGCGATTGCTCGGGCGCTTGCCATGGATCCTGCCGTCTTAGTTCTTGATGAGCCAACCTCTGCACTCGATCCGGTCATGTCTAGAGATGTAGCCGACCTGATTAATGCCTTGCATAGCGAGGGCATCACCATGATCTGCGTTACGCATGACCTGAACTTGGCGCGCAATATTGCGGATACCGTGATGTTCTTGGATCGTGGTGTCATTCGTGCCGATGATCGGATTGATGTCTTGAGTCAACATGCTGATCCAGAAATTAAAGCTTTCTTTGGTTCGGAGGAGAAGCGTTAA
- a CDS encoding Extracellular solute-binding protein family 3 — protein sequence MKRFFLALFAAVLALSIVACSKSSDTKEIKVAVSPASPPMLFDDKGQIVGVDMDIFQGYCQSRGCTFKVTPYDWAGMLGAVSSGQADVAFSGISITDKRKEAMDFSQPYYDNAWHLVSMKNKNIQITDLSQLKKYSIGYPRGMAYDDLIKNELEPKGYYSLSKVKLYPSYAEVITDLQNGNLDLAFIEEPVFLNYENKLKLPIQSSYVFKGFDKLGFAFAKGSKLRDDFDKYLNELGPEKIKAILDKWMK from the coding sequence ATGAAACGCTTTTTTCTGGCATTGTTTGCCGCTGTTCTAGCGCTCAGCATTGTGGCTTGCTCCAAGTCCTCAGATACCAAAGAGATTAAGGTCGCCGTATCACCCGCATCTCCTCCAATGTTGTTTGACGACAAAGGGCAAATCGTAGGCGTTGATATGGATATTTTCCAGGGCTACTGCCAATCTCGCGGCTGCACTTTTAAAGTTACTCCATATGACTGGGCTGGCATGTTAGGTGCTGTTTCTAGTGGTCAAGCTGATGTGGCTTTCTCTGGCATCTCCATTACCGATAAGCGTAAAGAGGCGATGGATTTTTCTCAGCCTTACTATGACAATGCTTGGCATTTGGTGAGCATGAAGAATAAAAATATTCAGATTACGGATTTAAGTCAGCTAAAGAAGTACTCTATTGGCTATCCACGTGGCATGGCTTACGATGACCTCATTAAGAATGAGTTAGAGCCAAAAGGCTACTACTCATTGAGTAAGGTCAAACTGTATCCTTCATATGCTGAAGTGATTACCGATCTTCAAAATGGCAATCTAGATCTAGCCTTTATTGAAGAGCCCGTATTCCTCAATTATGAAAATAAACTCAAACTACCGATTCAAAGCAGTTACGTATTTAAGGGCTTTGATAAGCTTGGGTTTGCTTTTGCTAAAGGCTCCAAGTTACGCGATGACTTTGATAAGTATCTCAATGAGCTCGGACCAGAAAAGATCAAAGCGATTCTCGATAAGTGGATGAAATAA
- a CDS encoding NUDIX hydrolase, producing MTEKSFKDLPVGDAHLREERLSGEDIYGGIFLNMKRDQVSLPDGKQAVREYLTHPGAVAILAILDDGRVLMERQYRYPIAKACIEIPAGKLEIGEDRLLCAQRELEEETGYSASKWSFVRRIHPVISYSTEFIDIYLAEGLISGKSHLDDEEFLDVFAAPLEQLIEWVEQGEITDVKTTIATYWLDRYRRGLVSPTSIPG from the coding sequence ATGACTGAAAAATCATTTAAAGATCTGCCGGTTGGTGATGCCCATTTGAGGGAGGAGCGCCTCTCTGGTGAGGATATCTACGGTGGCATCTTTTTAAATATGAAGCGCGATCAAGTGAGTTTGCCTGATGGCAAGCAAGCAGTTCGTGAATACCTGACACATCCTGGGGCAGTCGCTATTTTGGCAATATTGGATGATGGCAGGGTATTAATGGAACGCCAATATCGCTATCCGATTGCAAAAGCGTGTATCGAGATACCTGCGGGCAAGCTAGAAATCGGTGAAGATCGCTTGCTTTGCGCCCAGCGAGAGCTCGAGGAAGAAACGGGGTATTCCGCGAGCAAGTGGAGCTTTGTGCGCCGTATTCATCCAGTTATTTCATATTCGACGGAGTTTATTGATATCTATCTTGCTGAAGGCTTGATCTCCGGAAAAAGCCATTTAGATGATGAAGAGTTTTTGGATGTATTTGCCGCGCCTTTGGAGCAATTAATTGAGTGGGTAGAGCAGGGCGAAATTACTGATGTCAAAACGACGATTGCAACTTATTGGCTGGATCGCTATCGCCGTGGCTTAGTGAGTCCAACATCCATCCCCGGCTAA
- a CDS encoding NADH-quinone oxidoreductase subunit N: MLVASVYVPERQPATPGVEQDIFHTPRGVGFVYFFSIILLVYLIFAFVGRIGDVSVVAMNGLFQSDPISNLLKACSCGAVLVSLVYSKQYLTDRAMFRPDFIVLALLALLGQCVLISGANLLTLYLGLELMALPTYALVAMRHNSEKSVEAGIKYFILGALASGFLLYGMSMLYGVTGSLDLIEIFRTVADPRVNHLVMAFGLVFIVSGLAFKLGVVPFHMWVPDVYQGAPTAVTLMIAAAPKIAAFALLFRLLVNTLLPLLGDWQPMLVLLAVLSLVVGNVTAIAQTNIKRMLAYSAIAQMGFVLLGMLSVFDDHAFSASMFYAVTYVLTTLGSFGLLMMLSRKGHDCETIDDLKGLNKRHPWFAFIGLVMMFSLAGIPPTVGFAAKLGVLEALVDGEHTFLAVIAVIASLIGAFYYLRVVKVMYFDEPKEEHAAEISGSGFARGLLSLNAIFVLALGIFPAGLMAVCLDAMRRTLLGS, from the coding sequence TTGTTAGTGGCTAGCGTTTATGTGCCCGAGCGTCAGCCAGCAACTCCTGGTGTTGAGCAAGATATTTTCCACACCCCACGTGGCGTTGGTTTTGTTTACTTCTTCTCCATCATTTTGTTGGTGTACTTGATTTTTGCTTTTGTGGGTCGCATTGGGGATGTATCCGTAGTTGCCATGAATGGCTTATTTCAGTCTGACCCAATCTCAAACTTGCTAAAGGCATGTTCATGTGGTGCCGTCTTGGTGAGCTTGGTGTACTCAAAGCAATACCTCACAGATCGTGCAATGTTCCGCCCGGACTTTATCGTTCTTGCATTGCTTGCTTTGTTAGGTCAGTGCGTATTGATCTCTGGCGCTAATCTTCTGACTCTGTATTTAGGTCTTGAGTTGATGGCATTGCCTACCTACGCTCTGGTAGCAATGCGTCATAACAGCGAGAAGAGTGTTGAGGCGGGTATTAAATACTTCATTCTGGGTGCATTGGCTTCCGGTTTCTTGCTTTACGGCATGTCTATGTTGTACGGTGTTACTGGCTCGCTCGACTTAATTGAGATCTTCAGAACCGTTGCCGATCCTCGTGTGAATCACTTGGTAATGGCCTTTGGTTTGGTATTTATTGTTTCTGGCCTGGCTTTCAAGTTAGGCGTTGTGCCATTTCATATGTGGGTACCTGATGTTTATCAAGGCGCACCAACAGCAGTGACATTGATGATTGCTGCAGCCCCAAAAATTGCAGCCTTTGCCTTGCTATTCCGTTTACTCGTTAATACCTTATTACCGCTCTTAGGTGACTGGCAGCCGATGTTGGTGTTGCTGGCTGTTTTGTCGCTAGTAGTGGGTAACGTCACCGCCATTGCGCAAACAAATATCAAGCGCATGTTGGCTTACTCTGCCATTGCGCAGATGGGCTTTGTACTACTAGGTATGTTGTCTGTATTTGATGACCATGCTTTTAGTGCGTCTATGTTCTATGCGGTTACTTATGTTTTGACTACCTTGGGAAGCTTTGGCCTCTTAATGATGCTGTCACGCAAAGGCCATGATTGCGAAACCATTGATGATCTCAAGGGCTTGAACAAACGTCATCCTTGGTTTGCATTCATCGGTCTCGTGATGATGTTCTCATTGGCTGGTATTCCGCCAACAGTAGGCTTTGCTGCGAAGCTGGGTGTACTTGAGGCGTTGGTTGATGGCGAACACACGTTCTTGGCTGTAATTGCCGTGATCGCATCCTTGATCGGCGCCTTCTACTACCTCAGAGTAGTTAAGGTAATGTACTTTGATGAGCCAAAAGAAGAGCATGCTGCGGAGATTTCTGGATCTGGCTTTGCTCGTGGATTGTTGAGTCTGAATGCGATATTTGTTCTGGCTCTTGGAATTTTCCCAGCTGGGTTGATGGCTGTTTGTTTGGATGCGATGCGCCGCACCTTATTGGGTTCCTAA